Proteins encoded in a region of the Nonomuraea helvata genome:
- the dapD gene encoding 2,3,4,5-tetrahydropyridine-2,6-dicarboxylate N-succinyltransferase, protein MTATDPTSTGAFGVGLATIAADGTVLDTWFPAPELGDAPVTGTERLSAGEAAGDLAELMELAGPDAARGVEVVAVRTGIAKLSEAPVDAHDVYLRLHLISTRLVRPHGVNLEGIFGLLANVVWTNFGPCPVPGFERTRLRLRARGAVTVYGVDKFPRMVDYVLPSGVRIADADRVRLGAHLAEGTTVMHEGFVNFNAGTLGASMVEGRISAGVVVGDGSDVGGGASIMGTLSGGGKQVISIGERCLLGANAGIGISLGDDCVVEAGLYVTAGTKVALPDGTVVKAAELSGSNGILLRRNSQSGAVEAVPRTGQGIELNAALHAN, encoded by the coding sequence TTTCGGCGTCGGGCTCGCGACCATCGCCGCCGACGGCACCGTACTCGACACCTGGTTCCCCGCCCCCGAGCTGGGCGACGCGCCCGTGACGGGCACCGAGCGGCTCTCCGCCGGCGAGGCGGCCGGCGACCTGGCCGAGCTGATGGAGCTCGCGGGTCCCGACGCGGCGCGGGGCGTGGAGGTGGTGGCGGTACGCACCGGCATCGCCAAGCTCTCCGAGGCGCCCGTGGACGCGCACGACGTCTACCTGCGGCTGCACCTGATCTCCACGCGCCTGGTCAGGCCGCACGGGGTGAACCTGGAGGGCATCTTCGGCCTGCTCGCCAACGTCGTCTGGACCAACTTCGGCCCGTGCCCGGTGCCGGGCTTCGAGCGGACGCGCCTGCGGCTGCGGGCCAGGGGCGCGGTGACGGTGTACGGGGTGGACAAGTTCCCGCGGATGGTGGACTACGTGCTGCCCTCCGGCGTGCGGATCGCCGACGCCGACCGGGTACGCCTGGGCGCCCACCTGGCCGAAGGCACCACGGTCATGCACGAGGGCTTCGTGAACTTCAACGCCGGCACGCTGGGCGCCTCCATGGTCGAGGGCCGCATCTCGGCCGGTGTGGTGGTCGGCGACGGCTCCGACGTGGGCGGCGGCGCCTCGATCATGGGCACGCTGTCGGGCGGCGGCAAGCAGGTCATCTCGATCGGCGAGCGCTGCCTACTGGGCGCCAACGCGGGGATCGGCATCTCGCTGGGCGACGACTGCGTGGTCGAGGCGGGCCTCTACGTGACGGCGGGCACGAAGGTCGCCCTCCCGGACGGCACGGTGGTGAAGGCGGCCGAGCTGTCCGGCTCCAACGGGATCCTGCTGCGCCGCAACTCGCAGTCGGGCGCGGTCGAGGCGGTGCCCCGCACGGGCCAGGGCATCGAGCTCAACGCCGCCCTGCACGCCAACTGA
- the pyk gene encoding pyruvate kinase gives MTRRAKIVCTLGPATSSKERLRELIAAGMDVARFNLSHGNHDMHREVYDRVREVAADLGRGVGLLADLQGPKIRVGTFEEGPVRLGFGDVFTITTEDVPGDREQVSTTYKGLPNDVRPGDTILVDDGRLVLEATRVDGDRVITRVVIGGMISDNKGLNLPGVNVSAPALTDKDEADLRWALRTGFDMIALSFVRRPSDADVVRNIMEQEAVRLPLIAKIEKPQAVDRLPEIVDAFDGIMVARGDLGVELPLEQVPIVQRRIIELCREKAHPVIVATQMLDSMMNAPRPTRAEASDVAYAVMDGADAVMLSGETSVGNYPIESVSTMDRIACAAEETSLHATHKLERMPETTGGAIARAAAEVGAVVGAKALVAFTMSGETARRLARYRSPIPLLAFTSSPHVRGQLSVTWGVETFHVPFVHHTDDMVRQVEASLLSSGRLEKGDKVVIVAGSPPGTPGSTNALRVHTIGSAVSHAH, from the coding sequence GTGACTCGTCGCGCGAAAATCGTCTGCACTCTAGGCCCCGCCACATCGTCCAAGGAACGCCTGCGCGAGCTGATCGCCGCCGGCATGGACGTGGCACGGTTCAACCTCAGCCATGGCAACCATGACATGCACAGAGAGGTCTACGACCGCGTCAGGGAGGTGGCGGCCGACCTGGGCCGCGGTGTAGGCCTGCTCGCCGACCTGCAGGGCCCCAAGATCCGCGTCGGGACGTTCGAGGAGGGCCCCGTCAGGCTGGGCTTCGGCGACGTCTTCACCATCACCACCGAAGACGTGCCGGGCGACCGCGAGCAGGTCTCCACCACCTACAAGGGGCTCCCCAACGACGTACGCCCCGGTGACACGATCCTGGTCGACGACGGCCGCCTCGTGCTCGAGGCCACCCGCGTCGACGGCGACCGCGTCATCACCCGCGTCGTCATCGGCGGCATGATCTCCGACAACAAGGGCCTCAACCTGCCCGGCGTCAACGTCAGCGCCCCCGCGCTGACCGACAAGGACGAGGCCGACCTGCGCTGGGCGCTCCGCACCGGCTTCGACATGATCGCCCTGTCCTTCGTGCGCCGCCCGTCCGACGCCGACGTGGTGCGCAACATCATGGAGCAGGAGGCCGTACGCCTGCCGCTGATCGCCAAGATCGAGAAGCCGCAGGCCGTCGACCGCCTCCCCGAGATCGTCGACGCCTTCGACGGCATCATGGTGGCCCGCGGCGACCTCGGCGTCGAGCTGCCGCTGGAGCAGGTGCCGATCGTGCAGCGGCGCATCATCGAGCTCTGCCGCGAGAAGGCCCACCCGGTCATCGTCGCCACCCAGATGCTCGACTCGATGATGAACGCCCCGCGGCCCACCCGCGCCGAGGCCTCCGACGTGGCTTACGCGGTCATGGACGGCGCCGACGCGGTCATGCTGTCGGGCGAGACGTCGGTCGGCAACTACCCGATCGAGTCCGTCTCCACGATGGACCGCATCGCCTGCGCCGCCGAGGAGACGTCCCTGCACGCCACCCACAAGCTCGAGCGCATGCCGGAGACCACCGGCGGCGCCATCGCGCGCGCCGCCGCCGAGGTGGGGGCCGTCGTCGGGGCCAAGGCGCTGGTGGCCTTCACCATGTCGGGCGAGACCGCTCGCCGCCTGGCCCGCTACCGCTCACCGATCCCGCTCCTGGCCTTCACGTCCTCGCCCCACGTGCGGGGACAGCTGTCGGTGACGTGGGGCGTGGAGACCTTCCACGTGCCGTTCGTGCACCACACGGACGACATGGTGCGGCAGGTGGAGGCGTCGCTGCTGTCGTCGGGGCGGCTGGAGAAGGGCGACAAGGTCGTCATCGTCGCCGGCTCGCCTCCCGGCACGCCGGGCTCGACCAACGCCCTCCGTGTCCACACCATCGGCTCGGCCGTTTCCCACGCGCACTGA